From the genome of Kluyveromyces lactis strain NRRL Y-1140 chromosome F complete sequence:
CTCTTCTGTAGTTAACCCATCATTATCTATAACCTCTTTATAATTTCTTAAGGCATGTTCTACTTCAACGACGTTACTGCATCCCAGAACTGTAGGTCCGCGGTTCAACCATTGGAAGATGGCATACTTTGTTGCCAGGTCAGCAATTTCAACGCCCTCTTTCAACAGGTACTTGGCGGCCTCACTACTCCTATGACGTAGTTCCTGTGAGCATGGATGGAAAGACTTAGTTTCACCACTGGTCAATAGAGACATTGAAAGGATGGATCCGTTGGCAACGGTTTTCACTTGACATTCTTCGATGAATTTATCGTAATACTGCTCTAGTATAAGATTTTGTAAGTTGAGGTTACAATACGATAAAATGTTGTCCAATGAACCAATGCGTTTGATATCCTTACATTTCTTAGCAATTTGATATAAGAAATCGACAGGGTACCCACTGATACCAATTCTCAAGACGATtccttcatctttcaactttctCATTTCAGTGAGAGCCTCCAAGATCATATCCTCTTCGACAAACTCAATGTCATGTAGATATAACACATCCAAGTAATTTGTCTTCAACCTTTCACATGATCTCAAAACACTGCTTCTCACATGCTCCTTCGAGTAATCAAAGTCATCAAGTTGAATTCTACCAACTTTGGTGCATATTTGGTACGAGTTCCTTGGCCATTGTTCCTGAATAGATTCCAACGCTTCACCATATATTATCTCACTGGGACCATAGTATGGTGATGTATCAATAGCGTTGATTCCATTAGCGAAGGCGAACTTTAGCATATCAACAACGGGAATCGAGTATGGATTATCATTGTATTGAGTATTTAAAGTTGCTCCTCCTAAAACCAGCTGTGGTAATCCACCGAACCTCTCAACCTGCTTAACGACCATCTTTAATTTCACGGGTATGACAGGTCGATGCTAAAGTATAAATTGTATCTATATATAGGTCTGACCTACTTCAATGTTATCAATTACCAGGCGCATGCCAGTTAAATTCGATTTCTATTCGAAACCTGCAGTTCGCTCAACCACAGTTTTACCTTTTTCtcagatttctttcttttcttgaatgtCAACATGGGATAAAACGAAAACTGGTTAGAAGTATTATCATCAGAACAAACAACACACAAAAGTTTTCATGAGTGATGGAACGAATGAACGGTATTAGATAAAAATTAATATTTGAGAGTGTTCGGTGGATTGTTACTTATGTGAGTGTATATCTATTTTGTATTTCTATAGAGACCAGTTTGTTTTTATCTCAGTTGAGCAGTTTAGAAATTACTATTGGAGGCAAAGATTTGAGCTAGAGCAATCACAAGACTCAAAAGTTCTTCCAACAGCAGCAAACAGTTTCTATTGTGATTAGCATAATCAGCAGACAAAGTTGTGTATTCAAGAGATAGTAGTGGTAAAATTTACTAGGAGAAACATTGCCCAGCATGccattcaaaagaagaattgacaGTATCATGAGCAATGATCGAGGCTTTGAACTTGGTAAGAACAAGAGAGTAACGATTCGTCgtttcaaaaatatcaatttgatTGATATTCGTGAGTACTATCTGGACCAATCGTCTGGAGACATGAGACCTGGTAAGAAAGGTATATCGCTAACGGAGGAGCAGTACGATCAATTGATTAGGCACAGAAGTGAAATCGAGAACTGTTTGATTGATTTAGGGTCTTCTAGATCCTTAACGGATAGACCAGAGATGGATTCGTTACTtgagaagaagcagaagaagGACAAGCTcaagaaggagaaggagaaggagaaggaaaaggaaagggaaaagctgaagaaagaaaaggagCTGCAAAGAGAAAAGGAGGATCGAGCTAATACTATGGGTGGAATTGTCGTACCCACAAACGTGAACGCtgtgaaagaagaacaacagGACGATGCATCTGATGACGCAAACatcaaagatgaagatgaggcACAGTTCGAGACAGTGAACACCGATTCTATAGCCACTACGACAAGAGCTTCCACCTCTGCCAGCAGCAATCCAAGACTGGATGATCATCTGGGGAAACTGCCTCGTTCAGCACCTGctgtagaagaagaagatggcGATAATACTATGGAAAGCGATCTGGCCAAGGCATTGTCACAGGACCCTCAAAACGGTCACTCAGATGAAGATATCTCCGAAGCTGATTAGATTAAATCAGACGAGATTCCGAAAGTGctttcctctttttttaCCATTCTTAAGCCTACGATCTTTACATAAATATATACCACTAAGTATATGCACACTTGCTTAATTTCTTATTTACTTGTTTGGCAGTCTACACGTTTAGAAGGTTGATGCTATTGTCATCAGTTACCCGGACGAAGCTCCTCTTCTAGATCGAAAGCGGAAAGCTAtagcaaagaaaagaaaaatatatcaaacCTAAATCAAACTGTTTATTTCTGAAAGATCAAACTACCtgataatttcatttcagATAATATGAATTAAATGGAAAGGAAAGTCAATGGCATAGAACGTTTCTGTTTGAGTGTGTATCTATcaatattccaattttgATTTATCAGGCATGCTAGCAAGAGTGTAAGGAGAAGGATTTTACACTAGCACGCTCTTTTCGGTTTAATTGTGAGAGTTAACGTTTGATTTTCCATTtatatcaagaaattcaagGACCCTTAAAACACACCACTCTCATTTTAGTAGATTGATAACGGCGTGATGCCAGATAAAAAGGATCAGGTGCCCTTACTAGGCTCTCCGGAGACGAAAGCTAAGCGGACCAGGAGACGTTCCGTGTTTCAGAATGCAGATGTACAGTCTCCTTACCGGGTGAAAGTCGATAAATCCGATTCGATGGGATTGTTACACGATACAGATGACGACGAGGATGAGACAGAAGAAAACGTCTTTCAAACgtcaaattcaagaaagtcTCATGGTTCTTATGAGTCCCAGTTTTCAGGATCATACATCGATCATAGGCCATCTCTTGCCGTTTTGGATCAATCATCGTCTTctatgaaaaagaagccCTCAAGACCTTCTTTTAGTGATCCGTTCAATCAAGGATCTGCAAGCAGAAAAACCCAATCGACCTCCAAAGTTATATCATCTCAGGGTTCGGGAGCAAGAAGGAGACCTTCTAATATTGGGCCTCATTCCACGCCACTCAATAGATCAACCTCGGCAGGGAACTATGGCTCGTTGAATAATCGAAATGATGTGGTTATCGATATGGATGCGTTAATGGAGCATGTTAATAGGAAAAACAGATCACCTTCAAGTTTAACTTCAAGACCAAGCTCTGTATCGAAGGGTTCGTCTGAAGACGAGTACAATTCACAGCCTTCTTCTCGAGGAACAAGCGATTCGAGTTCT
Proteins encoded in this window:
- the ARA2 gene encoding D-arabinose 1-dehydrogenase (NAD(P)(+)) ARA2 (similar to uniprot|Q04212 Saccharomyces cerevisiae YMR041C Hypothetical ORF), translated to MVVKQVERFGGLPQLVLGGATLNTQYNDNPYSIPVVDMLKFAFANGINAIDTSPYYGPSEIIYGEALESIQEQWPRNSYQICTKVGRIQLDDFDYSKEHVRSSVLRSCERLKTNYLDVLYLHDIEFVEEDMILEALTEMRKLKDEGIVLRIGISGYPVDFLYQIAKKCKDIKRIGSLDNILSYCNLNLQNLILEQYYDKFIEECQVKTVANGSILSMSLLTSGETKSFHPCSQELRHRSSEAAKYLLKEGVEIADLATKYAIFQWLNRGPTVLGCSNVVEVEHALRNYKEVIDNDGLTTEENQLVTHVQESIFKELMNSTWESGIRGR
- the SUB1 gene encoding chromatin-binding transcription coactivator SUB1 (some similarities with uniprot|P54000 Saccharomyces cerevisiae YMR039C SUB1 Suppressor of TFIIB mutations transcriptional coactivator), translating into MPFKRRIDSIMSNDRGFELGKNKRVTIRRFKNINLIDIREYYLDQSSGDMRPGKKGISLTEEQYDQLIRHRSEIENCLIDLGSSRSLTDRPEMDSLLEKKQKKDKLKKEKEKEKEKEREKLKKEKELQREKEDRANTMGGIVVPTNVNAVKEEQQDDASDDANIKDEDEAQFETVNTDSIATTTRASTSASSNPRLDDHLGKLPRSAPAVEEEDGDNTMESDLAKALSQDPQNGHSDEDISEAD